The following is a genomic window from Calliphora vicina chromosome 5, idCalVici1.1, whole genome shotgun sequence.
cgatttttgacctacatatatctggattactaagtcattaatatatacaatatggatatataatgatagatatttcaaagatctttacaacgacgtatataagaccatagtaagttggacctacaatggatcaaaatcggaaaaaatattttttaacccgaatatttttttcaccaaatgtgataaaaaaaactaaaaaaaaaattaaaaaatttaaaaaaaattttaaatttaaatttttttttttaaatttaaaaaaaaattaaaaaactactttggaaaaaaaatttttttttgtttacctagcacagccgaatatagctttttaacttgtttttagttaaaatcacagcataataaaaattttgccttaaaatttaattttttattttaaatccaaagaaaatttcattaaaaaactaaaaaaaaaaaaattttgtttaaactgtttttttattttaattttaaaatgtattaatactcagtattgtgatataaaaataactttagtattaatttagaaattcatttattttgtgcTTTAATAAAAGTCTCTTAACACTTCAGGACTTATGCCTTGTCCAAATATTAGTTCACTATTACTGAATTCATTACTTCCCGTCACAATATCGATGctgaaaaaatacataaaatcattttattaaattaaattaagggaatttattcaaaaaaacctACTTGTATCtccttatttctttaatttcctTTCTAATTGCATTTGCAATCTTAGTTATTTCCACTGTTTCAGCTTGTTCttgaaatttttgagaaaatactTGCAAAAATGGACTCTccttaaaattttcattcatttcattgGCTCTAATTGTTATAGACAAACCGAAATTcagagtttttgattttggtgtTTGGGTTTGAGTTTCCATTTCCATTTTACGTTTATTTATCATTTCGGAGATTTTATTCAATTCTTTATCATCCATATCTCTAACATCCAACAGCTTTTGTATAACAAATAAACGACGCGTATTATATAATGAGGGATTTGTTTCAATTTTGGTAATAATTTCGGAATATAAAAGCACATTTTTTTTATCGGATGTTTGAATAAATTGTTCATATTCACATTTATTGTCCAAAATGATGATAGCAATATATTTGTAGAGATCAAAACTGGTGTGAGTTACTGGAAATTGTAAATAGAAGTTAAATAGTTTTAAGGGAAATATACTATAAAACATTTGATATTGTTAGGATTTTGTACAGAATTGGGACATTTTGTTGAAGTAAACAGCTTAACGGAAATATTATTCagttaaaatgtttaagttctCACTTCGTGTTAGTGTTCCTAGAAGCATTATCGAAAGGTATCAATGGAAGCAGGAAAAagtaagggttaattttaatagaaaaatcgaGAAGTAAAATTAGAAAAAGTCCAAAATcccttatttctttaaaaaaaaaacatattttccacttaatttttatttgaaagctttaaatataataatttttagtcaTTTTCAAACTTAAAATTGAATTCCTAAAACCTAAGCAAAAATTCCCATTCCGGGGAAGTTATTTATggcctaatatttaattattttattaaaattcttcttaaaaactatttgaaattactttttgaacaaatttgcgcttaaaaattaaattcccaaaaacttaacaaaaatccccaaaatcccTTTTAAGAGATTAAGatcttatttctttaaaaaaacat
Proteins encoded in this region:
- the LOC135962054 gene encoding uncharacterized protein LOC135962054, whose protein sequence is MVSDSETNFIPCCNNRISDTKQIMSVSSLSQSSDDNSGCVATSTDNSFNIVIFNWVENYDDQIEALKVAMATLQNKVKIYNHLSEQELVKVVDSLTHTSFDLYKYIAIIILDNKCEYEQFIQTSDKKNVLLYSEIITKIETNPSLYNTRRLFVIQKLLDVRDMDDKELNKISEMINKRKMEMETQTQTPKSKTLNFGLSITIRANEMNENFKESPFLQVFSQKFQEQAETVEITKIANAIRKEIKEIRRYNIDIVTGSNEFSNSELIFGQGISPEVLRDFY